From Brochothrix thermosphacta DSM 20171 = FSL F6-1036, a single genomic window includes:
- the metE gene encoding 5-methyltetrahydropteroyltriglutamate--homocysteine S-methyltransferase, with amino-acid sequence MMTVKSSSLGYPRLGEKREWKRALESYWNDGSSKEELLATTKELRLASLQKQADAGIDKIPSGDFSLYDHVLDTSVTLGIVPERFKYTDGEVPLETYFAIARGNKDAVASEMTKWFNTNYHYIVPELDNARPQLTFNRPLFYYNEAKNELGLETKPVILGPISYLKLAKGYEEDQFETLLTALIPVYVQIFAELEAAGVQTVQLDEPYLVLLTDKKELNYYKKSIAAFKEAAPSIQLILQTYFERLDHYEAILELPADGFGIDFVADHGDNLRSLLQFGFPKDKILAAGIIDGRNVWRSNLKDKLALLTLIQANVPAERLIIQPSSSLLHVPITVAHETTFEKTLVNGLAFADEKLHEIVLLTKAVRDGVSSIQTELDDSFEKYTALQKADFRNNQTVEAELTSIQGEEVNRALPYAERILLQHEALNLPLLPTTSIGSFPQSAVVRQKRAAWKKGNLTEADYRSFIKEETERWIDIQEGLDLDVLVHGEFERTDMVEYFGQQLSGFQASTFGWVQSYGSRAVRPPLIFGDIAFEKEMTVEETVYAQSLTEKPVKGMLTAPITILNWSFVRDDITVDKVANQIGLALRKEVLALEKAGIGIIQIDEPALREGLPLKEERWKKYLDASVYAFKLTTAGVKNETQIHTHMCYAEFDDIIDTISALDADVISIETSRSHGDIIEAFEVHTYDKEIGLGVYDIHSPRVPTAEEIKQNISRALQVFPPEQFWINPDCGLKTRHESETIDALKTMVDVTKEIRKAYN; translated from the coding sequence ATTATGACAGTCAAAAGTTCAAGTTTAGGATACCCACGTTTAGGAGAAAAAAGAGAATGGAAGCGCGCGTTAGAAAGCTATTGGAATGATGGTTCATCGAAAGAAGAGTTACTTGCAACAACTAAAGAATTGCGTTTAGCAAGTTTACAAAAACAGGCGGATGCAGGTATTGATAAAATTCCATCGGGAGATTTTTCACTATATGATCATGTTTTAGATACTTCAGTGACATTGGGAATTGTTCCTGAACGTTTCAAATATACAGATGGTGAAGTTCCATTAGAAACTTACTTTGCAATTGCCCGTGGTAACAAAGATGCCGTTGCTTCTGAAATGACTAAATGGTTCAATACAAATTATCATTACATCGTACCTGAATTAGACAATGCAAGACCTCAATTAACTTTTAATCGCCCCTTATTTTATTATAACGAAGCAAAAAATGAGTTAGGTTTAGAAACTAAACCCGTTATACTTGGCCCCATTTCATACTTAAAACTTGCAAAAGGTTATGAAGAAGATCAATTTGAAACACTGCTTACTGCTCTTATTCCTGTCTATGTACAGATTTTCGCTGAATTAGAAGCTGCTGGTGTTCAAACAGTTCAATTAGACGAGCCTTATTTAGTGCTTCTTACAGATAAAAAAGAATTGAACTATTACAAAAAATCTATCGCTGCTTTCAAAGAGGCTGCCCCATCAATTCAATTGATTTTACAAACATATTTCGAACGCTTAGATCATTACGAAGCGATATTAGAATTACCAGCAGACGGTTTTGGGATTGATTTTGTGGCAGATCACGGTGATAACTTACGTTCACTTTTACAATTTGGTTTCCCAAAAGATAAGATATTAGCTGCTGGAATTATTGATGGACGTAATGTATGGCGTTCTAATCTTAAAGATAAATTAGCCTTACTGACTTTAATTCAAGCAAACGTTCCTGCTGAACGACTTATTATTCAACCTTCATCATCACTATTACATGTACCAATTACAGTCGCACATGAAACCACCTTCGAAAAAACATTAGTAAACGGCTTAGCTTTTGCTGATGAAAAATTACATGAAATTGTTCTATTAACAAAGGCTGTTCGTGATGGTGTATCATCTATTCAAACAGAATTGGATGATAGTTTTGAAAAATACACAGCGTTACAAAAAGCTGACTTTAGAAATAATCAAACGGTTGAAGCTGAATTAACTAGCATCCAAGGTGAAGAAGTTAATCGTGCGCTTCCTTACGCTGAAAGAATTTTATTACAACATGAAGCACTTAATTTGCCACTATTACCTACAACTTCAATTGGTAGTTTCCCGCAATCAGCTGTTGTCCGTCAAAAACGTGCGGCTTGGAAAAAAGGTAATCTCACAGAAGCTGACTACCGTTCATTCATTAAAGAAGAAACTGAACGTTGGATTGATATTCAAGAAGGTCTTGATTTAGATGTTTTAGTTCATGGTGAATTTGAACGTACTGACATGGTTGAATACTTTGGTCAACAATTAAGCGGCTTCCAAGCAAGTACATTTGGTTGGGTACAATCATATGGTTCTCGCGCAGTGCGTCCACCACTCATCTTTGGTGACATTGCCTTCGAAAAAGAAATGACTGTTGAAGAAACCGTTTATGCACAATCCCTAACTGAGAAACCAGTCAAAGGAATGTTAACAGCTCCTATCACAATTTTAAACTGGTCTTTTGTTCGTGATGACATCACGGTAGATAAAGTTGCCAACCAAATTGGTTTAGCATTACGTAAAGAAGTACTCGCATTAGAAAAAGCTGGTATTGGTATCATCCAAATCGATGAGCCTGCTTTAAGAGAAGGGTTACCTTTGAAAGAAGAACGATGGAAAAAGTATTTAGATGCTTCTGTTTATGCTTTTAAATTAACTACTGCTGGTGTTAAAAACGAAACACAGATTCATACACATATGTGTTACGCCGAATTTGACGACATCATTGATACTATCTCAGCCCTAGATGCAGATGTTATTTCAATTGAAACATCACGAAGTCATGGTGATATCATCGAAGCATTTGAAGTCCACACTTATGACAAAGAAATCGGGTTAGGTGTTTATGATATTCATAGCCCTCGGGTTCCTACTGCGGAAGAAATCAAACAAAATATCTCTCGTGCATTGCAAGTGTTTCCACCTGAACAATTCTGGATTAACCCTGACTGTGGTCTTAAAACACGTCATGAATCTGAAACAATCGATGCGTTAAAAACAATGGTCGATGTTACAAAAGAAATTAGAAAAGCCTATAACTAA
- a CDS encoding aminotransferase class I/II-fold pyridoxal phosphate-dependent enzyme encodes MGHHIDTFLAQIGNRNDEKTGAITTPIYLSSTYAHPALGESTGFDYTRTANPTRSVVEEALAKLEGGSFAVATSSGMAAIQLVMSLFKTGDHIITSHHSYGGSLRYFDLLTAQQGITFSFWDDLNSDISALITPETKAIWIETPTNPLMLELDIAAIAKIAHKHDILVCVDNTFYTPLLQQPLQLGADIVVHSATKYLSGHNDVLAGAVICNDDALAKTLGANLNTTGATLAPFDCFLLIRGLKTLALRMAKHQENAQALFNYLSTHPSIEQVYYPGQGGMLSFSIKDASKVGPLLSSLTVFSFAESLGSVESLITYPLTQTHVDMSAEDLAICGIDEHLLRLSVGIEDSADLIADLKQALESEELL; translated from the coding sequence ATGGGACATCACATCGACACTTTTTTAGCTCAGATTGGTAATAGAAATGACGAAAAAACAGGTGCAATTACAACACCGATTTACTTATCTTCAACATATGCCCATCCTGCATTAGGAGAATCAACGGGCTTTGATTATACAAGGACTGCGAACCCCACACGTTCTGTCGTTGAGGAAGCTTTAGCTAAACTGGAGGGCGGCTCATTTGCCGTCGCTACTAGTTCTGGCATGGCAGCTATTCAACTCGTTATGTCATTGTTTAAAACAGGCGATCATATCATCACTTCACATCACTCTTATGGTGGTAGTTTACGCTATTTTGATTTATTAACAGCTCAACAAGGTATAACCTTTAGCTTTTGGGATGATTTGAACAGTGATATATCTGCATTGATTACTCCTGAAACGAAAGCAATTTGGATTGAAACACCCACCAACCCTTTAATGTTGGAATTAGACATCGCTGCGATTGCTAAAATTGCGCATAAACACGATATATTAGTTTGTGTCGATAACACATTTTATACACCACTATTACAACAACCGCTTCAACTTGGGGCAGATATCGTTGTTCATAGTGCAACTAAATATTTATCCGGGCATAACGATGTCCTAGCAGGGGCTGTCATTTGTAATGACGATGCCTTAGCGAAAACACTAGGCGCTAACCTCAATACAACAGGTGCTACACTGGCACCTTTTGATTGTTTTTTACTCATCCGTGGACTCAAAACATTAGCTTTAAGAATGGCAAAACATCAAGAAAATGCTCAGGCTTTATTCAACTATCTAAGTACTCACCCTAGCATCGAACAAGTCTACTATCCTGGCCAAGGGGGCATGCTTAGTTTTTCAATTAAAGATGCCTCAAAAGTTGGGCCATTGCTTTCATCCTTAACTGTTTTTAGTTTTGCAGAAAGTCTTGGGAGTGTGGAAAGTCTTATTACCTATCCATTAACGCAAACACATGTGGATATGTCTGCTGAAGATTTAGCAATTTGTGGGATTGATGAACATCTTTTACGCTTATCTGTGGGTATCGAGGATAGCGCTGACTTAATTGCTGATTTAAAGCAAGCACTTGAAAGTGAGGAATTGTTATGA
- a CDS encoding trans-sulfuration enzyme family protein, with amino-acid sequence MTDSIQTQLIQATTQIDPTTGAIVAPVHHTSTYHQTSVSEFGKFDYSRSGNPTRELLETAIAELEHGTRGFAFSSGMAAISAALLTLSHGDHLVIAQDVYGGTFRFVTQHLPRYGITATFVDPQDLDAVVAAFTPHTKVLYLETPSNPTLSVTDISAAAELAHQHKVKVFVDNTFMTPYLQQPLLLGADLVVHSATKFLGGHSDLLAGLVVTNEAKLGEQVYNVQNSFGAVLSPADSWLLLRGIKTLGARLDVETASAEKIANYLISHKKVTHVYYPGLATHPLSHIHLTQSKNGGAIVSFDIGGEEQVKILHRHLRLPVFSVSLGGVESILSYPRTMSHAAMSTTDCEERGITDGLLRLSVGLENVEDLIADLDNALSYL; translated from the coding sequence ATGACAGATTCAATCCAAACACAATTAATTCAAGCAACAACACAAATTGATCCAACTACAGGTGCTATCGTCGCTCCGGTTCACCATACAAGTACCTATCATCAAACAAGTGTTTCTGAATTTGGCAAATTTGATTACAGCCGTTCTGGTAACCCTACACGCGAATTATTAGAGACTGCAATCGCTGAACTTGAACACGGCACTCGTGGCTTTGCTTTTTCATCAGGTATGGCGGCTATTTCAGCAGCTTTATTAACGCTATCTCATGGTGACCATCTTGTCATTGCTCAAGATGTTTATGGTGGAACGTTCCGTTTTGTAACACAACATTTACCACGTTACGGGATCACTGCTACTTTTGTTGATCCTCAAGACTTGGATGCTGTTGTTGCCGCTTTTACACCACATACAAAAGTTCTCTATCTCGAAACGCCTTCAAATCCAACACTTTCAGTGACTGATATCTCTGCAGCAGCAGAATTAGCGCATCAACATAAAGTGAAGGTTTTTGTTGATAATACTTTTATGACACCCTATTTACAACAACCCTTATTATTGGGCGCTGATTTAGTTGTACATAGCGCAACTAAGTTTTTAGGCGGGCATAGCGATTTATTAGCTGGATTAGTTGTTACTAATGAAGCAAAACTTGGCGAACAAGTTTATAATGTCCAAAATTCATTTGGTGCAGTGTTAAGTCCTGCCGATTCTTGGCTCTTATTAAGAGGTATCAAAACACTGGGTGCACGTCTTGATGTTGAAACCGCTTCTGCTGAAAAAATAGCAAATTATCTCATCTCTCATAAAAAAGTAACTCATGTGTATTATCCGGGCCTAGCAACACACCCGCTCTCTCACATTCATTTAACGCAATCGAAAAATGGCGGTGCAATCGTCTCATTTGATATTGGCGGAGAGGAACAAGTGAAGATACTCCATCGCCACTTGCGACTCCCTGTATTTTCAGTCAGCCTGGGTGGTGTGGAAAGCATTCTCTCTTATCCAAGAACGATGTCACATGCAGCGATGTCCACTACAGATTGTGAAGAACGCGGTATTACTGACGGCTTATTACGTCTATCAGTCGGCCTCGAAAACGTTGAAGACTTAATTGCTGATCTAGATAATGCCTTATCCTATCTTTAA
- a CDS encoding bifunctional homocysteine S-methyltransferase/methylenetetrahydrofolate reductase, protein MTNLRDSLKNNVLIADGAIGTLLKQHDHTHGHGPSIDSLNLSQPDQIRDYHLAYLRAGADVIQTNTYGANTLKLARYGLEKDIVAINQAGVRLAKEAIKIHGSGFLLGNIGGINAEYVPVHLRSTSLDDIQKVFREQLYLLLLEGVDGLLLETYYDLEELKTVLKIAREVTDIPIIANVSIHEVGILQDGTRLDIALQELADLGADVVGVNCQLGPYHMIKALEGVPLLTNASLAVYPNASLPTVEDGEIIYQTEPSYFKKYAERFRLQGAHLIGGCCGTTPAHIANLRKGLESTTPVDTKVVIPLPDEVVFTKPKKFRGKRLVDKVLTETTVLVELDPPRTLNTETFFKGVQALYNQGTDAVTISDNSLASPRISNLALAALIKERYNHSPLIHITTRDHNLVGLHAHVMGLHKLGIHDLLAITGDPTKVGDFPGASSVFDLRSVELVQLIKRYNDGLSYSGKSLGEKGNFNVAAAFNPNIKKLQQAYKIIQRKIDYGADYFITQPVYDVETVHQLADMLNEHNITTPFFIGVMPLLSSRNAEFLHNEVPGIRLSDEVRGRMKQADVDNRSLEVGLEISKEIIDAILEKFNGIYIITPFQRYEISLELLHYAKKTAPILK, encoded by the coding sequence ATGACAAATTTACGCGATTCACTAAAAAATAATGTTTTAATTGCTGATGGTGCAATCGGTACTTTATTAAAACAACATGATCACACACATGGTCATGGCCCCTCTATTGATTCTCTCAACTTATCACAGCCTGACCAAATTCGTGACTATCATTTAGCATACTTGCGAGCTGGAGCTGATGTTATTCAAACAAATACCTATGGCGCAAATACTTTAAAGTTAGCTCGTTATGGTCTGGAAAAAGACATTGTAGCAATTAATCAAGCAGGTGTTCGCCTCGCTAAAGAAGCCATTAAAATACACGGGAGTGGTTTCTTACTTGGAAATATCGGGGGCATTAATGCCGAATATGTACCCGTCCACTTACGTTCAACATCACTCGATGATATTCAAAAAGTTTTCAGGGAACAACTTTATCTTTTATTACTTGAAGGTGTAGATGGGTTATTACTTGAAACATACTATGATCTTGAAGAGTTAAAAACGGTATTAAAAATCGCACGTGAAGTGACTGATATTCCCATCATAGCTAATGTATCTATTCATGAGGTCGGGATTTTACAGGATGGGACTCGTCTTGATATTGCCCTACAAGAATTGGCTGATTTAGGAGCTGATGTTGTTGGTGTTAACTGTCAATTAGGTCCTTATCATATGATTAAAGCTTTAGAAGGTGTTCCTTTACTCACTAATGCCTCACTCGCAGTTTATCCAAATGCTAGTTTACCCACTGTCGAAGATGGTGAAATCATTTACCAAACTGAGCCGAGCTATTTCAAAAAATATGCCGAACGCTTTCGCTTACAAGGTGCCCATTTAATTGGTGGCTGTTGTGGCACTACACCTGCTCACATTGCTAACCTGCGTAAAGGCCTTGAGTCTACAACACCAGTTGATACAAAAGTAGTCATTCCATTGCCTGATGAAGTCGTTTTTACCAAACCAAAAAAATTCAGAGGAAAACGTTTGGTTGATAAAGTCCTGACAGAAACAACTGTTTTAGTCGAACTTGATCCTCCGCGTACCCTTAATACTGAGACTTTTTTTAAAGGCGTACAAGCTCTTTATAATCAAGGAACTGATGCTGTTACTATTTCGGATAATTCGTTAGCTTCCCCACGTATTAGCAATTTAGCATTGGCGGCTTTAATTAAAGAACGATACAACCACAGTCCTTTAATACACATTACTACCCGTGATCATAACTTAGTTGGATTACATGCTCACGTTATGGGGCTGCATAAACTTGGCATCCATGATTTATTAGCAATTACAGGTGACCCTACAAAAGTTGGGGATTTCCCCGGTGCTTCGTCTGTCTTTGATTTACGTAGTGTTGAATTGGTACAACTTATCAAGCGCTATAATGATGGTTTATCCTATTCTGGTAAATCGTTGGGTGAAAAAGGCAATTTTAATGTGGCGGCGGCTTTTAATCCTAATATAAAAAAATTACAACAAGCTTATAAAATCATCCAACGTAAAATTGATTATGGCGCAGATTATTTCATTACTCAACCTGTTTATGATGTTGAAACAGTCCATCAATTAGCCGATATGCTAAATGAACACAACATTACAACACCCTTTTTCATCGGCGTTATGCCACTTCTATCTAGTCGTAATGCAGAATTTCTTCATAACGAAGTCCCAGGTATTCGCTTATCGGATGAGGTCAGAGGCCGTATGAAACAAGCTGATGTTGATAATCGTAGTTTAGAAGTTGGTTTGGAAATTTCAAAAGAAATTATTGATGCTATTTTAGAAAAATTTAATGGCATTTATATTATCACACCCTTCCAACGCTATGAAATAAGTCTGGAATTGTTGCATTATGCAAAAAAAACGGCACCCATCTTAAAATAA
- a CDS encoding AI-2E family transporter yields the protein MKQTQKTSFEEAFLNNRYVIGLIVSLLLILNIIGLTKISFIFHPLAVVIQTVFFPVLIAGAIYYVLNPVVKFLSHHKVKRWLATTIIFLLMIGIVVLLGFWIVPVVKEQILELIDDIPGYIKVLEDKLNELSSTGVLSRYKEQIDAATNNLGNLVSNNGLEWTKNFFAGSSSFFSALSTVVLTIVTIPLVLFYMLKDADKKLLPALIKPFPVKWRPMLSQMLRDMNDKVSHYVRGQLFVALVLAILFYIGYLIIGMPNSLTLAVLAGATSIVPYLGPIIAISPALILALITSPAMLIKLIIVWSCVQFLEGKFVTPQIMGRSLDAHPLTILFSILIAGHLLGVVGILLAIPGYSVLKVLVKYIYRLLHIETDLYNGDTMK from the coding sequence ATGAAACAAACGCAAAAAACATCATTCGAAGAAGCCTTTTTAAACAATCGTTATGTCATCGGTTTAATTGTTTCATTGCTTCTAATTCTTAACATCATTGGTTTAACAAAAATATCATTTATTTTCCATCCACTTGCAGTAGTGATACAAACTGTGTTCTTTCCAGTCCTCATTGCCGGTGCGATATACTATGTATTAAACCCAGTCGTTAAGTTTTTATCACACCATAAAGTAAAACGCTGGTTAGCAACAACCATTATTTTTCTATTAATGATTGGAATTGTTGTTTTGTTAGGCTTTTGGATTGTTCCCGTTGTAAAAGAACAAATTCTAGAATTAATTGATGATATACCTGGCTATATTAAAGTATTAGAAGATAAACTTAATGAGCTTTCAAGCACTGGCGTTCTTTCACGCTATAAAGAACAGATTGATGCAGCAACAAATAATCTTGGAAATTTAGTTTCTAACAACGGCTTAGAATGGACGAAGAACTTCTTTGCTGGCTCATCTTCTTTCTTTAGTGCCTTATCCACAGTTGTTTTAACAATTGTTACAATTCCATTGGTGCTGTTCTATATGTTGAAAGATGCGGATAAAAAATTGTTACCCGCTCTTATCAAACCTTTTCCAGTAAAATGGCGTCCAATGTTGTCTCAAATGTTACGCGATATGAATGACAAAGTGAGCCATTATGTACGTGGACAATTGTTTGTTGCTTTAGTGCTGGCAATATTATTTTATATTGGGTATTTAATTATCGGAATGCCTAACAGTCTCACATTAGCGGTCTTAGCAGGTGCAACCAGTATCGTGCCTTACCTCGGACCAATCATTGCAATTTCACCAGCTTTAATTTTAGCTTTAATTACTTCACCCGCAATGCTGATTAAACTGATTATTGTTTGGAGTTGTGTGCAGTTCCTTGAAGGTAAATTTGTAACACCTCAAATTATGGGACGCTCACTAGATGCTCACCCACTTACAATTCTCTTTTCTATCTTAATTGCCGGACATTTGCTCGGTGTAGTTGGGATATTACTTGCGATTCCAGGTTACTCTGTTTTAAAAGTTTTAGTAAAATACATTTATCGCCTACTACATATCGAAACTGATTTATACAATGGCGACACGATGAAATAA
- the ade gene encoding adenine deaminase encodes MTTIKKTTQHAIATATKKISADSIIKNGNVLNVFDGSWSQQNIAIAGDKIVGIGDYHEAKHIIDATGKYIVPGFIDAHVHIESSNVTPQEMARILLLNGVTSIVTDPHEIANVAGVDGIRFMIKEGEKSQLDTYFMLPSSVPAVSFEHAGAILKAADLKPLYQEKTVIGLAEVMDYPAVFSGEEDMIQKITDALVSGGHVDGHGAGLTAEQVEIYMAAGIRTDHESTTEDEARARMLAGMNVFIREGTITRDTLNVIGAVTPLNSRRFSFCTDDKLISDLMTEGSINYSVKLAIEAGIAPEIAYQMASLNAAEAHQLTEIGAIAAGYQADIVILDNIEKVKIDTVIKRGQVVVVDGERDEALFNQQKATFKSPKIEHQVKKNDLVLPLVTGKVNVIGIQPNHVETDHLHLQVTPDNGEFKTDYQQDIVKMVVVERHHGTGCVGVGLVKGFELKEGAFATTVAHDSHNIVAVGTSDEAILKAIAHVTDIGGGIAMIDGNLSVLADLPLPIAGLLSDQPYEIVNDQLKGLHTAFESISTARGFDPMLTLSFLTLPVIPALKLTDQGYYDFYSAAFIQVEQSK; translated from the coding sequence ATGACAACTATAAAAAAAACAACGCAACATGCAATTGCTACAGCAACAAAAAAAATTAGTGCTGATAGTATTATAAAAAATGGGAATGTTTTAAATGTATTCGATGGTAGTTGGTCACAACAAAATATCGCTATTGCGGGTGATAAAATTGTAGGTATAGGGGATTATCACGAAGCTAAGCATATCATTGATGCAACAGGAAAATACATTGTTCCCGGGTTTATTGATGCACATGTTCATATAGAGAGTTCGAATGTGACGCCCCAAGAGATGGCACGGATATTATTGCTAAACGGTGTTACTTCAATTGTGACTGATCCACACGAAATTGCGAACGTTGCAGGAGTTGACGGGATTAGGTTTATGATTAAAGAGGGTGAAAAAAGTCAATTAGACACGTACTTTATGCTACCATCATCTGTTCCTGCTGTATCTTTTGAACACGCAGGTGCAATTCTGAAAGCTGCGGATTTAAAACCGCTCTATCAAGAAAAAACAGTTATTGGTTTAGCAGAAGTAATGGATTATCCAGCAGTTTTTAGCGGTGAAGAAGATATGATCCAAAAAATAACTGATGCATTGGTTTCAGGTGGGCATGTTGATGGCCATGGTGCGGGTTTAACAGCAGAGCAAGTTGAAATATATATGGCTGCTGGTATTCGAACAGATCATGAAAGCACAACAGAAGATGAAGCACGTGCACGTATGTTAGCAGGAATGAATGTATTTATTCGCGAAGGTACGATTACCCGCGATACGTTGAATGTAATAGGTGCCGTAACTCCCTTAAATTCACGCCGTTTCTCTTTTTGTACCGATGATAAATTAATCAGTGATTTAATGACAGAAGGCTCTATTAATTATTCGGTTAAGTTAGCAATCGAAGCGGGGATTGCACCAGAAATTGCTTACCAGATGGCATCATTAAATGCAGCAGAAGCACACCAATTGACTGAAATAGGAGCTATTGCAGCAGGCTATCAAGCGGATATTGTAATTTTAGACAATATAGAAAAAGTAAAGATTGATACTGTTATTAAACGTGGTCAAGTTGTTGTTGTTGATGGTGAACGAGATGAGGCTTTATTTAATCAGCAAAAAGCTACATTTAAGTCGCCAAAAATTGAACATCAGGTTAAAAAAAATGACTTAGTATTGCCGTTGGTCACAGGAAAAGTTAATGTGATTGGGATTCAGCCAAATCATGTTGAAACAGATCATCTTCACTTACAAGTTACACCAGATAATGGTGAATTTAAAACGGATTATCAGCAAGATATTGTTAAAATGGTTGTTGTTGAACGCCATCATGGTACGGGCTGTGTTGGAGTCGGGCTTGTAAAAGGATTTGAGCTTAAAGAAGGAGCATTTGCGACAACTGTTGCTCATGATTCACATAATATCGTGGCTGTTGGAACGAGTGATGAGGCAATTCTTAAAGCGATTGCTCATGTGACTGATATTGGCGGTGGTATTGCAATGATTGATGGAAATCTTAGCGTACTTGCTGATTTACCTTTACCGATTGCGGGTCTTTTATCGGATCAACCCTATGAAATTGTAAATGATCAATTAAAAGGTCTACATACTGCATTTGAATCAATTAGTACGGCAAGAGGATTTGACCCAATGCTCACATTATCATTTTTGACATTACCAGTTATCCCAGCGTTGAAGCTTACAGATCAAGGTTATTATGATTTTTATAGTGCCGCTTTTATTCAAGTCGAACAATCAAAGTAA
- a CDS encoding MFS transporter: protein MTTLLIIIYVTFISLGLPDAVLGSSWPRMYMDLNSSIASAGLVAMIICGGTIISSLFSARLINRWGTAHVTIVSVLLTAIALGGIAFVPNFIWLCLLAVPLGLGAGAVDSALNNFVALHYNAKHMNWLHCFWGIGATSGPLLMALFLMKDNGWRTGYLVIGVLQIILVLVLFITLPMWKRAKITTGPSEVKAEVKISVLLKIKGAKSALVGFFCFCAIEMTAGLWGSTYLVLYKDISVVTAAKWVSFFYIGVTVGRFIAGLISVRVSNINMIRGGQFLIIVGATLMIIPLTDQFQLMGFIILGLGCAPIYPSMLHETPHRFGKEISQGIMGIQMATAYIGSTFVPPLVGYATNRVGFGIFPIVILGFVVLMMLSTENINRILRRRKDTALAGS, encoded by the coding sequence ATGACGACCTTATTAATTATTATTTATGTAACATTTATTAGTTTAGGCTTGCCAGATGCAGTATTAGGTTCATCTTGGCCACGTATGTATATGGACCTGAATTCAAGTATTGCTTCAGCAGGTCTAGTTGCGATGATAATCTGTGGTGGTACCATTATTTCTAGTTTGTTCAGCGCACGTCTCATCAATCGCTGGGGAACAGCTCATGTTACTATCGTTAGTGTTTTATTGACTGCAATTGCGTTAGGAGGTATTGCTTTTGTACCGAATTTTATTTGGTTATGTCTCTTAGCTGTGCCACTAGGTCTAGGTGCAGGTGCAGTGGATTCAGCATTGAATAATTTTGTGGCACTTCACTATAATGCGAAACATATGAACTGGCTGCATTGTTTTTGGGGGATAGGAGCAACATCAGGTCCATTGTTAATGGCGCTCTTTTTAATGAAAGATAATGGTTGGCGCACGGGTTATCTAGTGATTGGTGTGCTACAAATTATTTTGGTCTTGGTACTATTTATAACGCTTCCGATGTGGAAACGTGCGAAAATCACAACTGGTCCAAGTGAAGTAAAAGCAGAAGTCAAAATAAGTGTCTTATTAAAAATTAAAGGTGCTAAATCAGCTTTAGTTGGTTTTTTCTGCTTTTGTGCAATCGAAATGACAGCGGGTCTTTGGGGCAGTACATATCTTGTTCTATACAAAGATATCTCGGTAGTTACCGCAGCTAAGTGGGTCTCATTCTTCTATATCGGTGTTACTGTAGGACGTTTTATAGCGGGGTTAATAAGTGTGCGTGTGTCCAACATCAATATGATTAGAGGGGGACAATTCCTGATTATCGTGGGTGCGACTTTGATGATTATTCCATTAACAGATCAATTTCAATTGATGGGCTTTATCATTCTAGGTTTAGGTTGTGCACCGATTTATCCCTCAATGTTACATGAAACACCTCATCGTTTTGGAAAAGAGATTTCGCAAGGTATCATGGGTATACAAATGGCAACAGCCTATATTGGGAGCACCTTTGTACCACCATTAGTTGGTTATGCAACCAATCGTGTGGGATTTGGAATTTTCCCGATTGTCATTTTAGGTTTTGTTGTTCTAATGATGTTATCCACAGAAAATATTAATCGTATTTTACGGAGACGTAAAGATACAGCGTTAGCTGGCAGCTAA